The following is a genomic window from Spirochaeta cellobiosiphila DSM 17781.
AACTAATTTGACAAATCAAAAAGTATCAATAGCTCCTCCAGAAAATCCATTTGAAGAAGTTGTTGAATTAGTTGAAGAAGATGAATATACAGGGCCCACTGTTGAAGAGCTAAGGAAAGAAGCTGAGGACTACAAAAAATCATGGGAACTTGAAAAACAGGCTATGATTAACTCAGCTCAAGCGGAAGCTGAATCTATGATAAAAAATGCTGAACAGGTTGCCTTTGATCGAGTAAAAAATGAAAATGAAGAAGCTCAGAAAATAAAAGAAGCAGCTGAGGTAGAGGCTAGTAAATTAATTGAAGACGCCAAATATAACGCTGAACGTATAGAAATAGAAGCCAAAGACAAAGTTAAAAAAATCGAAGAAGAAGCTTACAATACTGGTAAAAAAGAGGGATATGACATCGGCTATGCTGAAGGTCAGGCTGAAGTTGAACGTTTAATAAATCGTATTAGAGTTATTGTAAATAAACTCATTGAACGTCGAACAGAGGTTATAGAGAGTGCTGAGACTCAGATCATCAATTTGGTTATTTTGATTGCTAAGAAAGTAGTAAAGGTTATATCTGAAAACCAAAAGAATGTTGTTATTAACAATGTTATTCAAGGTCTGCGTAAATTGAAAACAAGAGGAAATGTTGTTGTTCGAGTTAATATGTCGGATTTAAAAATAACAACAGAGCATATACAGGATTTTATATCTCAAATAGAGAATATATCGGCCATTAGTGTAATGGAAGATACTACCGTAGAGAAGGGTGGTTGCATCATAGAAACTGATTTCGGTCAAATTGATGCAAGGATCTCAAGTCAATTAAATGAAATTGAAGAAAAAATAATTGAGCTAATGCCAATTAAATCTCGAACGGAGGGGTGAGGTGAGCACTCAAACTTCTTTTGAGATGTTTTCAAAATATGAATCAGTTATAGAAAAGATGGATTCGATTAAATTCAAAGGCCGTGTAACAAAAGTACAAGGACTAATGATTGAGTCAAAGGGACCTCAAGCTGTAGTTGGGGAATTATGTCAGATTGATGTACCTAAAGGAGCTGGTTCTGTTTGGGCGGAAGTTGTAGGGTTTAATGCGGAAACAGTCCAACTAATGACCTACAGTGAAATGGATGGTTTAGAAATTGGTTGTGAAGTGACTGCCATGGGTGAATCGTTAAATATTTATGTCTCCGATAAATTACTGGGAAGAGTCCTTAATCCTCTAGGACAACCAATTGATGGACTAGGGGATGTTGGCTCCCAAATAAAATATCCCTCCATTGCTTCTCCTCCTGATATGCTCAATCGTAAATCAATAAAAGAACAAATGGTTACAGGAATACGATCCATCGACGGCTTTCTTCCTATTGGCAAAGGGCAACGAATGGGGATATTTGCAGGTTCTGGTGTAGGTAAATCAACTTTGTTAGGGATGATTGCTCGGAATACAAAAGCAGATATAAATGTCATTGCCTTAATCGGTGAAAGAGGACGTGAAGTTCGTGAGTTTATTGAAAATGATTTGGGAGAGGAAGGGTTAGAACGTTCAATTATCATTGTGAGTTCTTCAGATACCCCACCATTAGCAAGGTTAAGAGGAGCCTATACTGCAACAGCTATTGCAGAATACTTCCGGGATCAAGGTAATGATGTTATGTTATTGTTTGATTCTGTAACTCGTTTTGCCAGGGCTCAAAGAGAAATAGGTTTAGCCATTGGAGAACCGCCTGCTACCAGAGGGTATACTCCAAGTGTCTTCTCAACCTTACCAAAGTTACTTGAACGTTGTGGTACCAATGATAAAGGAACTATAACAGGTTTTTATACTATACTTGTAGATGGGGATGACATGGATGAACCCATTGCGGATACGGTTAGGGGAATTTTGGATGGTCATATTGTTCTAAGTAGAAAGCTTGCTAGTGAATATCACTATCCCGCTATTGATGTTATGAACTCTGTAAGTCGGTTACAATCTAAGATTACAAGCAAAAATATTCAAAATATATTTGGGGTGTTACGTCAAAATTTAGCTTTGTATGAAAAAAATGAAGATTTGATATCCATTGGAGCATACACAAAAGGATCAAATCCTAGTGTTGATAAAGCTATAGAAAAGAACACCCTGATCAATGATTTTCTTCGTCAAGATGTGTATGAAAAAATTGTAATGTATCAAACATTAAGTGAAGCGGCATCTATAGCTGATATTCCTCTTACCGATGAGGATAAATCTAAATGGGTGGTAAGTGATAATGAAAAAATTTAAGTTTAGATTTGAGCAAGTATTGCAACTACGAACTTATGAGGAAGAAGAGTGTAAGTCGCGTCTGGTTCAAATCAATTCTGAAATTAACAAGATTCGGGAAGGTCTTGAACATTTGGCAGTTATAAAGAAAAAAAATACTCTAAATATCGTCTCAGATAAAAGTGATATTAATTACAGAAGAAACATCGATTTATATGATCAGAAAATACAGCTTGATATTGAACATCACCTACTACAGTTGGCCAAGCTTGAAGAGCAAAAAGTTATTTTGAATAAGGAATATATTGAATCGAGAAAGGCCTGTAAAACCCTGTTGAATTTACAGGAAAAAGAAATTGAAATATATAAAAAAGATTGGCTCAAATATGAAGAAAAACAAATTGATGACCTTGTTACGACCCGTACAGGGACATATAAAAAGGAGTCTTAAATCATGGCACAATATGGAAAAATCAATTTGTTGCCACGAATATTGGTATTCATGTTATTGATATTTCTTATGTCAATTATAGGTCTAATATGGTTTGACTATCTTGGAGTAATTGATACAAGAGAAGAATTTTCCCCTTTACTTGAACTTGTAGGCGTAAAAAGTGCATCACCAATAAATAACTCCTCTGATCCTTACTTACTAGATAGGGACCGCTTATCAAAACTCCAGGACGCAATCAAATTACAGGAAGAAGAATTAGACCTTAGAGAGGCTGATTTAGATAGTCACGAGCTGGAGCTCAAGCAAATCTCTGATGAATTAACGGAAAAACAAAAAGCTCAAGAAGATAGAGAAAATTCGTTTAATGAAAGAGTAAGATTGTACGATGATAAGAAAGAGAACATAAGAGAGAATGCTAGGAAACTAACTGGTATGCCACCGGCAGAGTCAGTTGCTATTCTTTTAAGAATGGATGATCAATCTATTATTGATCATCTTAGGACTACAGAAGAAATAGCACAAGAAGAAGGAACTTCTTCCTTAGTTTCTTATTGGTTATCTCTAATGCCTTCTGACCGGGCCGCTGAAATTATGAGGAAAATGGCTAAGAGACCCGGTAGTTAGATATATACCGGAGGTATGCATGAGTGATCTTTTAGTCAAAACGACTAAAACTGAGCCTAACCAGAAAAATAAAGAAAATTCTCTTGTACAATCAAAGAATACTAAATCACCCTCTAAGGAACATAAAGGCTTTAAGGCTAAGCTTCTTAAAGCTTCTGAAAAACTCTCTGTGACAAAACTTACTAAGAGAGACCTAAAAGGTGACAAAGAAAAAGTTTCTTTACTTACTCAAAAGAATAAAAAAGAAAAAAAACAATCTATTAAGACTGAACTCTTAAATGACACTGGTAAGAAAAAAGAAAAGGAAAATAGCAAAACCTTAGAGGAAGAATCAACTAAGCTTATTAAAATATTTTTACCAGAAGATACATTCTCAAAACAGGATAAGAAAAGTGCAAATGGGGAAGCTGAAAAAACAAGTAACATAGAAATGAATACAAAATCATTTTTATTAAATAAAAATGAAAGGGATGTCAAAAATAAAAAAGAAGCTTTACTTACCAAGTATGGGGGGTATCGTAAGGTTTCAAAAAAAGTAAAGTTAGTTGTTCAAGATAAGAGGAGCGTAGAAAGTTCCAAGAACATAAAAGTATCTACAGATAAGTCTCATTCAACTAAATTTTCTAAACCACATATACAAACCCCTAAAAACATTTCAAGTTCGTCACAACAGGAAGAAGCTCATGACATTGAAATCGAATTACACAATGACTTAGTTGATGGTAATGAAATATCTGTAGAAGGAAGTGGAAAAAAAATAGAGGTTTCAAGTAGCAAACAATTTGCAACAGTACTTAAAGATCGTTTAGATAAAAGCACAAATAACCAAATTGTAGATCAAGCCAAGTTTGTATTAAAAGATGGCAATGCCGGGGAAATAAAGCTAATTCTGAAGCCCGAATCTTTGGGACGAGTAAGAATTCAAATAGATATGCATGAAAAAAATATAGTTGGCAAAATATTTGTCGAAAATAATATTGTGAAACAAGTGTTTGAAGATAACATGAGCAGTTTGAATAGAAGTTTTAATTCTGCTGGTTATCAAACTTCTATAGATGTAGAAGTTGGCGGTCAAGGGCAAAAGCAATATCAGCCCCAGGAAGATAGAAGTTCAAGAAAATTAAACAAACTTCATATCACTGATATTGGCAATTCTGTTCCTGAGACATTAAAAAGCGGACGAGAGATAGGGGAATCTCTTATTAATTTGATGGCATAGGAAATAAAATGAATACTAACTTTACAATGAATGGACCTGAGGCTTCGATAAATAAAGCTCAGGTAGATAGCTTCAATAAAAGTCTTGGTAAACAAGTTGATCAAACTTTGGAT
Proteins encoded in this region:
- a CDS encoding flagellar hook-length control protein FliK gives rise to the protein MSDLLVKTTKTEPNQKNKENSLVQSKNTKSPSKEHKGFKAKLLKASEKLSVTKLTKRDLKGDKEKVSLLTQKNKKEKKQSIKTELLNDTGKKKEKENSKTLEEESTKLIKIFLPEDTFSKQDKKSANGEAEKTSNIEMNTKSFLLNKNERDVKNKKEALLTKYGGYRKVSKKVKLVVQDKRSVESSKNIKVSTDKSHSTKFSKPHIQTPKNISSSSQQEEAHDIEIELHNDLVDGNEISVEGSGKKIEVSSSKQFATVLKDRLDKSTNNQIVDQAKFVLKDGNAGEIKLILKPESLGRVRIQIDMHEKNIVGKIFVENNIVKQVFEDNMSSLNRSFNSAGYQTSIDVEVGGQGQKQYQPQEDRSSRKLNKLHITDIGNSVPETLKSGREIGESLINLMA
- a CDS encoding FliI/YscN family ATPase, which translates into the protein MFSKYESVIEKMDSIKFKGRVTKVQGLMIESKGPQAVVGELCQIDVPKGAGSVWAEVVGFNAETVQLMTYSEMDGLEIGCEVTAMGESLNIYVSDKLLGRVLNPLGQPIDGLGDVGSQIKYPSIASPPDMLNRKSIKEQMVTGIRSIDGFLPIGKGQRMGIFAGSGVGKSTLLGMIARNTKADINVIALIGERGREVREFIENDLGEEGLERSIIIVSSSDTPPLARLRGAYTATAIAEYFRDQGNDVMLLFDSVTRFARAQREIGLAIGEPPATRGYTPSVFSTLPKLLERCGTNDKGTITGFYTILVDGDDMDEPIADTVRGILDGHIVLSRKLASEYHYPAIDVMNSVSRLQSKITSKNIQNIFGVLRQNLALYEKNEDLISIGAYTKGSNPSVDKAIEKNTLINDFLRQDVYEKIVMYQTLSEAASIADIPLTDEDKSKWVVSDNEKI
- a CDS encoding periplasmic-type flagellar collar protein FlbB codes for the protein MAQYGKINLLPRILVFMLLIFLMSIIGLIWFDYLGVIDTREEFSPLLELVGVKSASPINNSSDPYLLDRDRLSKLQDAIKLQEEELDLREADLDSHELELKQISDELTEKQKAQEDRENSFNERVRLYDDKKENIRENARKLTGMPPAESVAILLRMDDQSIIDHLRTTEEIAQEEGTSSLVSYWLSLMPSDRAAEIMRKMAKRPGS
- the fliH gene encoding flagellar assembly protein FliH, with the protein product MAKNVFRPIEITNLTNQKVSIAPPENPFEEVVELVEEDEYTGPTVEELRKEAEDYKKSWELEKQAMINSAQAEAESMIKNAEQVAFDRVKNENEEAQKIKEAAEVEASKLIEDAKYNAERIEIEAKDKVKKIEEEAYNTGKKEGYDIGYAEGQAEVERLINRIRVIVNKLIERRTEVIESAETQIINLVILIAKKVVKVISENQKNVVINNVIQGLRKLKTRGNVVVRVNMSDLKITTEHIQDFISQIENISAISVMEDTTVEKGGCIIETDFGQIDARISSQLNEIEEKIIELMPIKSRTEG